Genomic window (Pradoshia sp. D12):
GCATCTCCTTTGCAGCATACCTGAACTTTGTTCTGTCTCTAAGTAACTGGACTACGTTTCAGCTAACAAAGATCCATCACTTCCTGGTTGCCGGTTTATTTTGTGGAATCTGTTGGGAGGTCATAACTCCTCTATTTATAAAAACGAGTACCGGTGATGCATGGGATATTATTGCGTATATCTTGGGGATGCTGACATACTGGTATTACGGCAGAAAATTGGCATCTTAAACAAATAAATAAGTACGCTGATAAATGTAAAAGAGACGACCAAGTCGTAATGACCCCAAAAAGTTAGAGTAAAAAACTAACTTTTGGGGTCGATACAAATGATCGTCTCTTTGTAGTTTCTTTTATTTTTTATGAATATCAAATTATAGCCTCATGATTAGGCACGTCTCGCAAACGATACTAAAAAAATGATGGCTTTCCAAAAAAAGACCATATTACAAGTAGTATGCAATATGGTCCGATTAACTTTAATCAAAATTTATACCTAATTTCCGGTTCTATTCAGCATAGTCTTCTGCTCAATTAATTGTTTAAACTCTTCATCCAATGCACTGTACTTAGAATCGCCGGGTGTTAATAAACTCAATTGACTTAAGACTGCAGCTAGTTTTGTCTCTACGACCATAAGTTCTTCTTCGATATTCTTATTCATTGCTTTTATTTGTCTGACTGGCTTTCGATTGTTGCTTTCAACGCGGTTAATAATCTTTTCATCAATAACCAACAGCTTGTTACACAAACGTTCAATTAAATATTGATCATGCGATATAATTAACAAGGTCCCGGCAAAGGTAGAGAGAGTCTCCTCCAATTGTTCTCTGCTCGGCAAATCAAGATGATTAGTCGGTTCATCCAGTATCAACAAATCATAGCCTTCCATCAGCATTTGAACTAGCTTGATTTTTGTACGCTGCCCCATCGATAAAGAGGAAATCGGTTCGTCTACTTGTCTTGCTGTAATTCCGAGATTAGCCAAATACGTTTTCGCCCTAAATATCGAATACCTGTCATAAAGTTCAAGAGCTTCAATTGGTTTCTTATGAACCGGCAGATCACCAACATCCTGACTTAAATAGCCGATTTTCAGAGTCGGACTTTTCCATAATTCTCCCCCGCTGATTGGCTCTTGATCTAGAATCATCCGAATTAGCGTTGTTTTCCCCGCGCCATTAGGACCAACGACGCCAATTGACTCCCCATGTTTTATATAAAAATAACTGCTTTGGAAAACTGTATGATCTCTATATTGCTTTTTTAAATCTTTTGCCTCCACTATCCGTTTACCACGCTTGTCCGCTGCCTGAAAATCAAATTCAATCTTTACTTCATCAGCAGGCTTTTCTATTCTTTTTTTTGTAAGTTCTGCTTCCAGCCTTTTTTGCTTAGACTTAACCTGTATATCCATCTTCTTGGCCTTAACTCGGTAATATTCTTTTTTACCCATTAACTTTCTTTCAGAGGCTGTTCCATGTTTCGTTGAATCACGGTGTGCCTTTTCTGACCAATTTTTCAATTGATCCATTTGCGCTTCTACCCGTTTGATTTCTTTCTGTTGTTGATCATATTGATGTTTATGAATTCTTCTGTTTTCTT
Coding sequences:
- the abc-f gene encoding ribosomal protection-like ABC-F family protein; protein product: MNMLSLKEIQKSYGERTILKNINMIIESGDRIGLIGYNGTGKTTLANIMTGAIQADKGSISFGKDHVSIGYLRQSIDYSASIFQSMMESGAEAGMFELTSQLGLEGSQLWNQERLDHLSGGERLKLALAHIWSTKPDLLILDEPTNHLDLDGILWLVEELASYKGAAIIISHDRYFLDQAVRRIYEIEDGMALEFTGNYSAYKKQKEENRRIHKHQYDQQQKEIKRVEAQMDQLKNWSEKAHRDSTKHGTASERKLMGKKEYYRVKAKKMDIQVKSKQKRLEAELTKKRIEKPADEVKIEFDFQAADKRGKRIVEAKDLKKQYRDHTVFQSSYFYIKHGESIGVVGPNGAGKTTLIRMILDQEPISGGELWKSPTLKIGYLSQDVGDLPVHKKPIEALELYDRYSIFRAKTYLANLGITARQVDEPISSLSMGQRTKIKLVQMLMEGYDLLILDEPTNHLDLPSREQLEETLSTFAGTLLIISHDQYLIERLCNKLLVIDEKIINRVESNNRKPVRQIKAMNKNIEEELMVVETKLAAVLSQLSLLTPGDSKYSALDEEFKQLIEQKTMLNRTGN